One genomic segment of Suncus etruscus isolate mSunEtr1 chromosome 15, mSunEtr1.pri.cur, whole genome shotgun sequence includes these proteins:
- the LOC126031286 gene encoding 40S ribosomal protein S21-like, producing MQNDAGEFVDLYVPRKCSASNRIIGAKDYASIQINVAEVDKVTGRFNRQFKTYAICGAIRRMGESDDSILRLAKSDGIVSKNF from the coding sequence ATGCAGAACGACGCCGGCGAGTTCGTGGACCTGTACGTCCCGCGCAAGTGCTCCGCCAGCAACAGGATCATCGGCGCCAAGGACTACGCGTCCATCCAGATCAACGTGGCCGAGGTGGACAAGGTGACCGGCAGGTTCAACCGGCAGTTCAAGACCTACGCCATCTGCGGGGCCATCCGCAGGATGGGCGAGTCGGACGATTCCATCCTCAGACTGGCCAAATCTGATGGCATCGTGTCCAAGAACTTCTGA